The following proteins come from a genomic window of unidentified bacterial endosymbiont:
- the bcp gene encoding thioredoxin-dependent thiol peroxidase encodes MNTLKVGDKAPLFELADQDNELIALADFQDQKVLVYFYPKAMTPGCTLQAGGLRDNMDTLKAFGVAVLGISCDPPKKLLQFSEKELLNFTLLSDVDHLVAEQFGVWGEKTFMGKSYYGVHRISFLIDEQGLIEQIFADFKPKEHHELILEHLQRGSGDLQIC; translated from the coding sequence ATGAATACACTAAAAGTAGGTGATAAGGCGCCGCTATTTGAGCTGGCGGACCAGGATAATGAGCTCATCGCGCTGGCGGACTTTCAAGATCAAAAGGTACTGGTCTACTTTTATCCAAAAGCGATGACCCCAGGCTGCACCCTACAGGCTGGGGGATTGCGCGATAATATGGATACCCTGAAGGCGTTTGGGGTGGCGGTACTGGGTATTAGTTGTGATCCCCCCAAAAAATTGTTGCAGTTTTCAGAAAAAGAGCTGCTTAATTTCACACTGCTGTCGGATGTAGATCACCTAGTTGCTGAACAGTTCGGGGTTTGGGGTGAAAAAACCTTTATGGGGAAAAGTTACTATGGCGTGCATCGCATAAGCTTTCTCATTGATGAGCAGGGGCTTATCGAACAAATTTTTGCCGATTTTAAGCCTAAGGAGCATCATGAGCTGATACTGGAGCACTTACAACGTGGATCTGGGGATCTTCAGATCTGCTGA
- the rplY gene encoding 50S ribosomal protein L25, with translation MLTLNTEPRTELGKGASRRLRRGNWVPAVVYGGEQPPLSIKFNQDEINHAECKAGFYNASLSLMLEGEALLVKVQAVQRHPFKPKLQHLDFLRLS, from the coding sequence ATGTTGACCTTGAATACTGAACCACGTACTGAATTGGGTAAAGGCGCCAGTCGTCGCTTACGTCGAGGCAATTGGGTCCCTGCCGTGGTCTATGGTGGTGAACAGCCACCGCTATCGATTAAATTCAATCAAGACGAGATCAATCACGCCGAGTGCAAAGCGGGATTTTACAACGCCTCCTTATCCCTGATGCTGGAGGGAGAAGCGCTCCTAGTCAAGGTTCAAGCGGTGCAGCGTCATCCCTTCAAACCTAAGTTACAACACCTGGATTTCCTACGCCTCAGTTAG
- the bamC gene encoding outer membrane protein assembly factor BamC, protein MSSLKQTLALLSWLFLASCSRHSTSESLPVDPSITACEPLKALQLPSGLTVPSEDKRYQIPPKPVSSLIASPLDIRPPIQPLALLPGSEAYYQGKQAILQLEQTTDTPLLWQRLKQWLVQAGITTITQDDRHSVLVTDWITADTLDEKKEYSARYRLSLTSKTPAMLISELIALKRPLEHLPQDQKQKTNPAALSQERTPTASEQRHYAILMLNRLITDLAKPTTAAETPVQVTPPPKS, encoded by the coding sequence ATGTCCTCATTAAAACAGACCCTAGCCCTCCTCAGCTGGCTTTTCTTGGCTAGCTGTAGTCGCCATTCAACCTCTGAAAGCCTACCGGTAGATCCTAGCATCACTGCTTGCGAACCGCTTAAAGCCTTACAACTCCCCTCAGGCCTGACCGTGCCATCTGAAGATAAGCGCTATCAGATCCCACCCAAACCCGTATCCAGCCTGATAGCGTCCCCACTGGATATTCGCCCACCCATTCAACCACTGGCTTTATTGCCGGGCTCTGAAGCCTATTACCAAGGGAAGCAAGCCATCCTGCAGTTAGAACAAACCACCGATACCCCCCTCCTATGGCAGCGGCTAAAACAGTGGCTAGTGCAAGCGGGTATCACCACTATCACCCAAGATGATCGTCACTCTGTTCTCGTGACTGATTGGATCACGGCAGATACACTCGATGAAAAAAAAGAGTACAGTGCTCGCTACCGATTATCCCTGACATCCAAAACACCCGCTATGCTCATCAGTGAATTGATAGCTTTAAAAAGGCCACTGGAACACTTACCCCAGGATCAGAAGCAAAAAACCAATCCAGCTGCCCTGTCTCAGGAGAGAACGCCTACGGCCAGTGAACAGCGACACTATGCCATTTTAATGTTAAACCGCCTGATCACCGATTTGGCAAAACCAACGACTGCGGCAGAAACGCCAGTTCAAGTCACGCCGCCACCTAAAAGCTGA
- the pyrB gene encoding aspartate carbamoyltransferase, whose amino-acid sequence MANPLYGRNLITIESLSRQELELILTLTARCKAQPTPPYLKGRIVASCFFEASTRTRLSFEAAVHRLGGSVIGFADGQQSSSQQKGESLSDTIRIISGYADALVLRHPQALAAQQAVEAAAGIPVINAGDGAHQHPTQALLDLFTIQETQGRLEDLNIALVGDLKYGRTVHSLVQVIMPFKGNHLFLIAPEALMLPGPLLQQLQQRGVPYSVHQQLHAVLPQCDILYMTRLQQERFQTTTERVTAPCILTLADLQTARMNLKVLHPLPRVGEIATDVDHSPYAYYFQQARNGLYTRQALLALLLSHDPH is encoded by the coding sequence ATGGCCAATCCCCTGTATGGGCGAAACCTGATCACCATTGAATCATTGAGTCGTCAGGAACTTGAGCTTATTTTAACCCTGACCGCACGCTGTAAAGCGCAACCGACACCACCCTATTTAAAAGGTCGTATTGTCGCTAGCTGCTTTTTTGAAGCCTCTACCCGAACTCGACTCTCATTTGAAGCTGCCGTACACCGCTTGGGGGGCTCAGTCATCGGCTTTGCCGACGGTCAACAGAGCTCGTCTCAACAAAAAGGGGAGTCACTTAGCGACACTATCCGAATCATTAGTGGCTATGCCGATGCTTTAGTGTTGCGCCATCCACAGGCCCTCGCTGCCCAGCAGGCAGTAGAAGCTGCTGCCGGGATCCCAGTGATCAATGCCGGTGACGGTGCCCATCAACATCCGACTCAGGCATTGCTTGATCTGTTCACTATTCAAGAGACACAGGGGCGTCTAGAGGACCTCAACATTGCGCTAGTTGGCGATCTTAAGTATGGACGTACGGTACACTCATTAGTTCAAGTGATCATGCCTTTTAAAGGCAACCATCTATTTTTGATAGCGCCGGAGGCCTTGATGCTACCAGGACCGCTGTTACAGCAGCTGCAACAACGCGGGGTGCCTTATAGTGTGCATCAACAGCTGCACGCAGTCCTGCCGCAGTGTGATATCCTTTATATGACACGGTTACAACAAGAGCGTTTTCAAACGACAACCGAACGGGTGACAGCGCCGTGCATCTTAACCCTAGCTGATTTGCAGACAGCACGAATGAATTTGAAAGTCTTACACCCGCTGCCACGGGTAGGTGAAATTGCAACAGACGTAGACCACTCGCCTTATGCCTACTATTTTCAACAGGCTAGGAATGGGTTATATACGCGTCAAGCCCTATTAGCTTTATTACTGAGCCATGATCCGCACTAG
- a CDS encoding tetratricopeptide repeat protein gives MTDLDLAQRHYSVAIQRLQQALNTHPNHPVLLLNLASAYLKQGNSRAAVSLLQPYCQRDPQSSVGWRLLTQAYAARGLVAEEQAAQAEWLALHGAFEPARQALQRACRAAGEQSLKTLRYQARMAQLQQLQRTLLEAKKF, from the coding sequence ATGACCGATCTCGATCTCGCGCAGCGGCATTACAGCGTCGCTATTCAGCGGTTGCAACAAGCGTTGAATACCCACCCTAACCATCCTGTATTACTCCTTAATTTAGCGAGCGCCTATCTCAAGCAAGGGAATAGCCGTGCAGCGGTTAGCTTACTCCAACCCTATTGCCAGCGTGATCCACAGAGCAGTGTGGGGTGGCGCTTGCTCACCCAGGCTTATGCAGCCCGTGGACTAGTGGCTGAAGAGCAGGCGGCACAGGCGGAATGGTTAGCGCTTCACGGCGCGTTTGAGCCGGCCCGTCAGGCGCTACAGCGGGCTTGTCGAGCGGCTGGGGAGCAGTCGTTAAAGACCTTGCGCTATCAGGCACGGATGGCCCAATTACAGCAATTACAGCGCACCTTGCTGGAGGCTAAGAAGTTTTAG
- a CDS encoding ABC transporter permease, whose protein sequence is MQLEHPLLALEQVSRTFKVGEQTITVLDRISFSIHAGEMVAIVGASGSGKSTLMHLLGCLDHPTAGCYRIANQAIACCTSNELATLRRERFGFIFQRYHLLPQLSAWQNVALAACYAGIPPLARQQQAQALLTQLGLAQRLHYLPEKLSGGQQQRVSIARALMNGGEIILADEPTGALDSRASQQIMDIFHQLHQQGHTIIIVTHDEKIAAHAQRIITLQDGQLISDQTDPAAIKPVPIHQRQQESPLIPSWRALANHWYNTLQMAWLPLTANRLRAYLTVLSLVIGIASVITSVTVGEALQESMLKDFREFAINKLRIYPRKRWGDHTGRHRRSLAQRELHLLQEQPFIAGLYPEFRTNRPVRIGSINSKAFVQGVDTAFFAIEGIKLATGSLFSVEQVARQASVAIIDYHAQQQLFPRQTSSIGQWLLVDNLPVQVIGVTAPWENSGETPTLRVWIPYTTAANKLVGRNYFDSITCVIQDTVNSQQAEKQITHLLSVLHGQKDFMISNFDQWLKREQTVFAKLQRFLLLVSLISLVVGSIGIMNILLVSVSERIREIGIRMAIGARQRDIQQQFLLEAVLVCLLGGLGGIVLSFFIVLIIQWLNPTWLMTVAPQMIFSAVAGSSLIGIVAGYLPARRAASLDPVEALVQD, encoded by the coding sequence ATGCAACTTGAACACCCCTTGTTAGCCTTAGAACAAGTTTCTCGAACTTTCAAAGTTGGTGAGCAAACTATCACCGTGCTGGACCGCATCTCTTTTAGCATTCATGCTGGAGAGATGGTCGCCATTGTGGGTGCTTCAGGCTCTGGTAAATCGACATTAATGCATCTGTTAGGCTGCCTGGATCACCCGACTGCTGGGTGCTACCGGATAGCTAATCAGGCTATTGCCTGCTGTACGTCGAATGAGTTAGCTACCTTGCGGCGAGAGCGTTTTGGATTTATTTTTCAACGATACCATTTACTACCGCAATTAAGTGCTTGGCAGAATGTCGCGTTAGCGGCCTGTTACGCCGGTATTCCACCACTGGCACGCCAACAACAAGCGCAGGCATTACTGACACAATTAGGCTTGGCTCAGCGTTTGCATTATCTTCCAGAAAAATTGTCTGGTGGCCAGCAGCAACGCGTGAGTATTGCCCGCGCTTTAATGAACGGTGGTGAGATTATTTTGGCGGATGAGCCCACCGGTGCTTTAGATAGTCGTGCTAGTCAGCAAATTATGGATATTTTCCATCAATTGCATCAGCAAGGACACACCATCATTATCGTGACGCACGATGAAAAAATCGCGGCGCATGCGCAACGTATTATTACCTTACAGGATGGTCAATTAATCAGTGATCAGACTGATCCTGCTGCTATTAAACCAGTGCCGATCCACCAACGTCAACAGGAGAGCCCTTTGATACCCAGTTGGCGGGCGCTCGCTAACCACTGGTATAATACGCTACAGATGGCTTGGCTACCCTTAACAGCCAATCGGCTACGGGCTTATTTAACGGTGCTGAGTTTGGTCATTGGTATCGCTTCGGTGATTACTAGCGTCACGGTAGGTGAAGCGCTCCAAGAGAGCATGCTCAAGGATTTTCGAGAATTTGCTATCAATAAGCTGCGGATTTATCCTAGAAAACGCTGGGGCGATCACACCGGGCGTCATCGACGTTCACTGGCTCAACGCGAGCTGCACTTATTACAGGAGCAGCCTTTTATCGCTGGCTTATATCCAGAGTTCCGAACCAACCGCCCTGTGCGTATAGGATCTATTAATTCTAAGGCATTCGTGCAAGGGGTAGACACTGCTTTCTTCGCGATTGAAGGGATAAAGCTGGCTACGGGTTCTCTCTTCTCCGTTGAACAAGTCGCTCGGCAAGCGTCTGTGGCCATCATTGACTACCATGCCCAGCAGCAATTATTCCCTCGGCAAACTTCCAGTATTGGTCAATGGTTACTCGTAGACAATTTACCAGTGCAAGTGATTGGTGTCACTGCTCCATGGGAAAATAGTGGAGAGACACCGACACTGCGTGTTTGGATCCCCTATACTACAGCGGCTAATAAACTGGTCGGCCGTAACTATTTTGATAGTATTACCTGTGTTATCCAAGATACTGTTAATAGTCAGCAAGCAGAGAAGCAGATCACCCATTTATTAAGCGTACTGCATGGCCAAAAAGATTTTATGATATCCAATTTTGACCAGTGGCTAAAAAGAGAACAAACAGTATTTGCCAAATTACAACGTTTTTTGCTGCTAGTCTCTTTAATTTCTTTGGTCGTTGGCAGTATCGGCATTATGAATATTTTATTAGTCTCTGTGAGTGAACGCATCCGAGAAATCGGTATTCGAATGGCCATTGGTGCCCGGCAACGGGATATCCAACAGCAGTTCTTACTGGAAGCGGTGCTAGTCTGCCTATTAGGTGGTTTAGGTGGCATCGTGCTGTCGTTTTTTATTGTGCTGATCATTCAATGGTTAAACCCCACCTGGCTGATGACCGTAGCTCCCCAGATGATCTTCAGTGCGGTTGCCGGTTCTAGCCTGATTGGGATTGTAGCCGGTTATCTTCCTGCCCGTCGTGCCGCCTCTTTAGATCCCGTTGAGGCGTTGGTCCAGGACTAA
- the dapA gene encoding 4-hydroxy-tetrahydrodipicolinate synthase, whose amino-acid sequence MLTRNITALITPMEASGAVDYAALERLMNHQIQSGTTALVILGTTGEAQTLTAQERWHVIQTSVALAAGRIPIIAGTGSSSTADAIAWTQQLENSGIAACLTVTPYYNKPTPAGLLQHFTQIANHTQLPQILYNVPSRTGCDLQPETIARLAELPTIIGLKDATGDLSRVSRLRGLLPKSFILLSGDDVSALDFMRLGGDGVISVTANVAASAMATLCQLAVDRQWEPAELLNQQLYPLHQALFIESNPIPVKWACHRLGLIASNTLRLPLTPLSAPAQQRVEDALAAANLLPSIQEQATCPH is encoded by the coding sequence ATGTTGACGCGCAATATCACGGCTTTAATCACACCGATGGAGGCTAGCGGGGCTGTCGATTATGCCGCATTAGAACGTTTAATGAACCATCAGATTCAGAGTGGCACCACAGCACTGGTGATCCTAGGAACTACTGGTGAAGCCCAGACGCTGACGGCTCAAGAGCGCTGGCACGTGATCCAAACCAGCGTTGCCTTGGCGGCTGGACGCATTCCCATCATTGCTGGAACCGGGAGCAGTAGTACCGCTGACGCCATTGCTTGGACTCAGCAGCTAGAGAACAGCGGGATTGCGGCCTGCCTAACGGTAACGCCCTACTATAACAAACCAACACCAGCCGGATTACTACAGCACTTCACGCAGATCGCGAACCATACCCAGTTACCACAAATTTTGTATAATGTCCCAAGCCGTACTGGCTGTGATCTACAACCTGAGACGATAGCCCGTCTGGCGGAGCTGCCTACAATCATCGGTCTTAAAGACGCTACAGGTGATCTCAGCCGAGTCAGCCGCTTACGTGGCCTGCTGCCTAAGTCCTTTATTTTACTCAGTGGAGATGATGTCAGTGCACTCGATTTCATGCGTTTGGGGGGGGATGGGGTGATTTCCGTGACCGCTAATGTGGCGGCTAGCGCCATGGCAACGCTCTGCCAACTAGCCGTTGACCGTCAATGGGAACCAGCAGAGCTGCTTAATCAACAGCTCTATCCATTACACCAAGCCCTGTTTATTGAATCGAACCCGATACCCGTCAAATGGGCTTGTCACCGTTTGGGGCTCATTGCCAGCAATACCCTGCGACTACCGTTAACACCCTTGAGTGCTCCTGCTCAGCAGCGGGTTGAAGACGCACTAGCAGCGGCAAACTTACTACCTTCAATCCAGGAACAAGCCACATGTCCTCATTAA
- the purC gene encoding phosphoribosylaminoimidazolesuccinocarboxamide synthase, whose translation MEKLAVVYRGKAKTLYTTADPHRLILEFRDDASAFNGRRVEALAGKGAINNQINHFIMQRLQAAGIATQLERLLSADQALVKKLTMLPVECVVRNRAAGALCRRLAIAEGQVLNPPLFELFLKSDALDDPLINEFYGYTFGWITPEQYRQIKQLTFQINALLVPLFEQADLLLVDYKLEFGLLGEQIVLGDEISPDNCRLWDKKSGNKLDKDRFRQELGHVVESYLEIAQRLGIEVHQNSEVTT comes from the coding sequence ATGGAAAAACTAGCAGTTGTCTACCGTGGAAAAGCGAAGACGCTCTATACGACGGCTGATCCACACCGATTGATTCTCGAATTCCGTGATGATGCCTCCGCCTTCAATGGCCGGCGTGTTGAGGCACTAGCGGGCAAAGGGGCCATCAATAACCAAATTAACCACTTCATCATGCAGCGGCTCCAAGCTGCAGGGATTGCGACACAATTAGAACGGTTACTCTCTGCTGATCAAGCCTTGGTCAAAAAATTGACCATGCTACCAGTCGAGTGTGTCGTGCGTAACCGGGCGGCGGGGGCGCTCTGTCGCCGGCTAGCCATTGCCGAAGGTCAGGTGTTAAATCCACCGCTCTTTGAACTGTTTTTAAAAAGCGATGCCCTGGATGATCCCCTCATCAATGAGTTTTATGGATACACTTTTGGCTGGATTACCCCTGAGCAATACCGGCAGATAAAACAGCTAACTTTCCAAATCAATGCGCTGCTCGTGCCACTATTTGAGCAAGCGGATCTGCTACTAGTAGACTATAAGTTGGAGTTTGGTCTGTTGGGAGAGCAGATAGTCCTCGGAGATGAAATCTCCCCGGACAACTGCCGACTGTGGGATAAAAAAAGCGGCAATAAGTTGGACAAAGACCGCTTTCGACAAGAGCTGGGTCATGTCGTTGAAAGCTATCTCGAGATTGCTCAGCGTTTGGGGATCGAAGTGCACCAGAACTCGGAGGTCACAACATGA
- the xseA gene encoding exodeoxyribonuclease VII large subunit: MALTNSPVLTVTQLNQQVQQLLTQEIGTIWLSGEVSNFSQPASGHCYFTLKDAQAQVRCALFNQRRGRVALQPYNGLQVLVTAQVTLYSPRGEYQLIIESLQALGTGLLQQRFEQLKQQLAAEGLFATHHKQPLPRSPQRLGIITSSSGAALQDILQILKRRDPSLPVVIYPTAVQGSAAPAQLVQALLRASERQECDVLILARGGGSLEDLWSFNEAAVARAIFECPIPIVSAVGHETDVTIADLVADLRAPTPSAAAELVSRDQQTLQQQLTTVLQYLTLAADHALARQQAGLQTLQQRLYQQHPQRQLARQKTSLVLLLQRLRAACCGHLQRLQRVQARRQQGLWQQSPLRRLHQQQQQLQQHHYQLQQTVLKHYQATQQRFTTLCTRLHSASPLATLARGFSLTLDPQGQPIRSLNQITVGEIVQTRLQVGWFDSVITQITKTS; this comes from the coding sequence ATGGCATTAACTAATTCACCTGTCCTCACCGTGACCCAGCTGAATCAGCAGGTGCAACAGCTATTAACCCAAGAGATAGGGACCATTTGGCTCAGTGGTGAAGTCTCCAATTTTAGTCAACCAGCCTCTGGGCATTGCTACTTTACCTTAAAAGATGCCCAGGCACAGGTGCGCTGTGCCCTATTTAATCAGCGTCGAGGCCGAGTGGCGCTACAGCCCTACAATGGCCTACAGGTGTTGGTCACCGCTCAAGTGACGCTCTATTCGCCGCGCGGAGAGTATCAACTGATCATTGAAAGCCTGCAGGCTTTGGGAACCGGGCTATTACAACAGCGCTTTGAGCAGTTGAAACAGCAGTTAGCTGCTGAAGGGCTCTTTGCGACTCACCATAAACAGCCGCTACCCCGCTCACCTCAACGACTCGGTATTATTACCTCCAGCAGCGGGGCTGCCTTACAAGATATTTTACAGATCCTGAAACGCCGTGATCCCTCACTGCCCGTGGTGATCTACCCGACCGCGGTTCAAGGGAGTGCAGCACCGGCACAATTAGTACAAGCTTTGCTGCGAGCTAGTGAGCGTCAAGAGTGTGACGTATTGATCCTAGCGCGCGGCGGTGGCAGTCTGGAAGATCTCTGGAGCTTTAATGAAGCAGCAGTGGCGCGGGCTATTTTTGAGTGCCCTATTCCTATCGTCAGCGCCGTGGGTCATGAAACTGATGTGACTATTGCCGACTTAGTGGCTGATTTACGAGCACCCACGCCCTCGGCGGCCGCTGAATTAGTCAGCCGTGATCAGCAAACGCTACAGCAGCAGTTGACAACAGTATTGCAATACTTAACCCTGGCGGCTGATCATGCACTAGCACGCCAACAAGCCGGATTACAAACGCTGCAACAACGCCTCTATCAGCAACATCCGCAGCGCCAGCTGGCTCGGCAAAAAACCTCACTGGTACTGCTGCTGCAACGGTTGCGCGCTGCATGCTGTGGTCACCTACAACGGCTGCAAAGGGTGCAAGCACGCAGGCAGCAAGGTTTATGGCAGCAGTCACCCTTGCGGCGCTTGCATCAGCAGCAACAACAGCTTCAACAACACCATTACCAACTCCAGCAAACAGTACTGAAACACTACCAAGCGACCCAGCAGCGCTTTACAACGCTCTGCACACGGTTACACAGTGCTAGTCCGTTGGCCACCTTGGCCCGTGGATTTAGCTTGACCCTAGATCCCCAGGGGCAACCGATCCGCTCACTCAATCAAATCACTGTGGGAGAAATCGTACAGACCCGCTTGCAAGTGGGCTGGTTCGATAGCGTGATCACCCAGATCACTAAAACTTCTTAG
- a CDS encoding AI-2E family transporter → MLEMLRQWYQRHFSNPQSTALAMLLLIGFGALYCFSSLLTPLLVTLVFAYLLEWPIAVLQRWSIPRSLALPLVLLLFLGLLLLILFGLLPSIWQQGRYLTRDLPTMLSSFHDFVLSRPYYSTLVDTGVIDTLTTQLQTKLLLFGTSIVKHSMTSLITLMKLAIYLILVPLMLFFMLKDKQQLLETAQKLLPGHQTLARQVWKMMDQQIRRYIGGKVLEMLLVTLVTYGLFAFFQLRYALLLAIPVGLSVLIPYVGALLATLPVALVALFQWGLTPHFCYFIALYTLIQGLDANVLVPILFSETLNLHPLVIIVSTLLFGSLWGFWGLFFAIPLATLVKAVFTVWPATETPTTN, encoded by the coding sequence ATGCTTGAGATGTTACGACAGTGGTATCAGCGGCACTTTTCTAACCCACAATCAACCGCGTTAGCCATGCTGCTGCTGATAGGCTTTGGCGCACTCTATTGCTTTAGCAGCCTCCTGACGCCCCTGTTAGTCACCCTAGTATTCGCTTATTTATTAGAGTGGCCGATTGCTGTTTTACAACGCTGGTCGATACCCCGTAGTCTAGCGTTGCCGCTCGTCTTACTGCTCTTTTTGGGTTTACTGCTGCTGATCCTATTCGGTCTACTGCCCAGTATTTGGCAGCAGGGGCGCTATTTAACCCGAGATTTGCCTACCATGCTCAGCAGTTTTCACGATTTTGTGCTCTCACGTCCCTACTATTCCACTTTGGTCGATACTGGCGTGATTGATACGCTCACCACGCAGCTACAGACGAAACTGCTGCTCTTTGGTACCTCGATTGTTAAACACTCCATGACCTCATTAATTACCTTAATGAAGCTGGCCATCTATTTGATATTGGTTCCATTAATGCTCTTTTTTATGTTGAAAGACAAGCAGCAGCTACTGGAAACAGCCCAAAAACTATTGCCAGGCCATCAAACCCTAGCCAGACAAGTCTGGAAGATGATGGACCAACAGATCAGGCGCTATATTGGGGGTAAAGTGTTAGAGATGCTCCTGGTGACCCTCGTGACTTATGGGTTATTTGCATTTTTTCAATTGAGGTACGCGCTGCTACTCGCTATCCCCGTGGGATTATCCGTCTTGATCCCTTATGTAGGCGCCCTATTAGCCACCCTACCGGTAGCCCTGGTAGCGCTGTTTCAGTGGGGTTTAACGCCTCATTTTTGCTATTTTATCGCCCTCTATACCCTCATTCAGGGCTTGGATGCTAACGTTCTGGTGCCTATTCTATTTTCTGAAACGCTTAATTTGCACCCGCTGGTGATTATTGTCTCCACCCTGCTATTTGGCAGTTTATGGGGTTTCTGGGGGCTGTTTTTTGCGATCCCGCTGGCCACCCTAGTGAAAGCGGTCTTCACCGTTTGGCCAGCGACAGAAACTCCGACGACAAACTAG
- a CDS encoding Rpn family recombination-promoting nuclease/putative transposase, producing MSELAHPHDRLFRRSMQEKAIAIDLLRSKLPAELLAQMDLSTLILANGDFVTKKLKRFQNDCLYQCKIHNSDGYVVLAAEHQSRDEKLMAFRLLEYRVAIMRGHLSQGHDKLPIVVSLVLYHGKQSPYPHSVKLWDCFAEPALAKQWGMTPFHLIDLTTLTDEEIAQHGLVFAMEMVLKHSREKRVIAWLKRMLADEKLAIICSEVGANYLYDIGTYILYACGSKQQPEELEQAIALLADAIPSKREAVMTFAQQLEQRGIQQGMQQGMQQGMQQGMQQRNLEVAKNLFSAGVDVKVIKQSTGLSDEELSCLH from the coding sequence ATGTCTGAGCTAGCGCACCCACACGACCGTCTATTCCGCCGCTCGATGCAAGAGAAGGCCATTGCTATTGACCTACTGCGCTCCAAACTACCAGCGGAGCTACTAGCACAGATGGACTTGTCGACGCTGATACTGGCCAATGGCGATTTTGTGACCAAGAAGCTCAAGCGCTTCCAGAACGATTGCCTCTACCAGTGCAAAATCCACAATAGTGATGGTTATGTCGTACTGGCTGCTGAACATCAGAGTCGCGACGAAAAACTGATGGCATTTCGCCTCTTGGAATATCGCGTAGCTATCATGAGGGGCCATCTGAGCCAAGGACACGATAAATTGCCCATTGTAGTGTCCCTAGTGTTGTACCACGGCAAGCAGTCACCTTATCCCCACAGTGTTAAACTGTGGGACTGTTTCGCAGAGCCTGCGCTCGCCAAACAGTGGGGGATGACCCCGTTTCACCTGATTGACTTGACCACCCTCACTGATGAAGAGATTGCCCAACATGGCTTGGTATTTGCCATGGAGATGGTACTCAAGCATAGTCGAGAGAAGCGAGTGATAGCTTGGTTAAAACGGATGCTTGCGGATGAAAAATTAGCTATAATTTGCTCCGAGGTTGGGGCTAATTATCTTTATGACATTGGAACCTATATCCTTTACGCCTGCGGCAGCAAGCAGCAGCCAGAGGAGTTAGAACAGGCGATCGCCCTACTGGCCGACGCCATACCTTCGAAGAGGGAAGCGGTTATGACCTTTGCACAACAGCTAGAACAGCGTGGCATACAACAGGGTATGCAGCAGGGTATGCAGCAGGGTATGCAGCAGGGTATGCAGCAGAGAAACTTGGAAGTTGCTAAAAATTTATTTTCCGCTGGTGTCGATGTTAAGGTGATCAAACAGAGCACCGGGCTTTCAGATGAAGAGCTCTCTTGTCTGCACTAA